The Cellulomonas wangleii genome includes a region encoding these proteins:
- a CDS encoding SigE family RNA polymerase sigma factor encodes MTPWPDALDELVRTRGRALVGYAYLLTGDAREAEDLVQDALVRTFTRGRGTREVASAEAYVRRAILTTYVDGFRRRRHWATIRHLAAVPEPTPPDGPDAGPEPVVTTRMAVQQALALLPPRERACIVLRHFEDMTVAQVADALSLSVGTVKRYLSDATRTLESRLGSLADEEPAHHIDEVLVDVRRSR; translated from the coding sequence GTGACGCCCTGGCCGGATGCGCTGGACGAGCTCGTCCGCACGCGCGGCCGCGCGCTCGTCGGGTACGCGTACCTGCTGACGGGTGACGCGCGCGAGGCGGAGGACCTGGTGCAGGACGCCCTGGTCCGCACCTTCACCCGCGGCCGTGGGACGCGGGAGGTCGCGTCCGCCGAGGCGTACGTGCGCCGCGCGATCCTCACGACGTACGTCGACGGGTTCCGCCGCCGGCGGCACTGGGCCACGATCCGGCACCTCGCCGCCGTGCCCGAGCCCACGCCGCCCGACGGGCCGGACGCCGGGCCGGAGCCCGTGGTCACCACGCGCATGGCTGTGCAGCAGGCGCTCGCGCTGCTGCCGCCCCGCGAGCGCGCGTGCATCGTCCTGCGCCACTTCGAGGACATGACGGTCGCCCAGGTGGCCGACGCCCTCTCCCTGTCCGTCGGCACCGTGAAGCGGTACCTGTCGGACGCCACCCGCACGCTGGAGTCGCGCCTGGGCTCGCTCGCCGACGAGGAGCCCGCGCACCACATCGACGAGGTCCTCGTCGACGTCCGGAGGTCACGATGA
- a CDS encoding enterochelin esterase domain-containing protein, protein MTPDAVTPDVVTPDAVTRPAERPAPRVHEAAGWRFDERHPVAPPGVPVPRVVGPVERAWAGADHDGRRGLLARLRAAGSPVVVDEGGTCTLTWWYEDGDARAVVLAANGLLDHRDVGASELVRLRGSDVWTITYRLPSDWRGSYVLTTHRGDGPPPWRTADDRRAVRLAAMAGRPDPANPRVMGTMHDAAVSVAQGPAAPPHRWWVPGRPTPPAELVLPATAHRRARRVWLHTTPGLPDDREAPLLVVHDGQVWARSVPLAASLDAAVADGALPPLRAVLVDSGTVATRWDELGVPGGTTRFVLDDLLPVLAGRWALPADPTRVVATGASFGGLGALWLVALGGDRVGAALAQSPSLWRFDLRDVLRAAPRHVRVALQAGVHEPEVLRGTRELAAALVADGRSPHVVEVTGGHDWAWWWPGMLDGLTRLLPPDPCDGAADPTRVAGITSPAGPTSC, encoded by the coding sequence GTGACCCCGGACGCCGTGACCCCGGACGTTGTGACCCCGGACGCCGTGACCCGCCCCGCTGAGCGTCCGGCCCCGCGCGTGCACGAGGCCGCCGGGTGGCGGTTCGACGAGCGGCACCCGGTCGCCCCGCCCGGGGTGCCGGTGCCGCGCGTGGTGGGTCCGGTCGAGCGTGCGTGGGCCGGTGCCGACCACGACGGGCGCCGGGGCCTGCTGGCCCGGCTGCGCGCCGCGGGCTCGCCGGTCGTCGTCGACGAGGGCGGCACGTGCACGCTGACGTGGTGGTACGAGGACGGGGACGCCCGGGCCGTGGTGCTGGCGGCGAACGGGCTGCTCGACCACCGGGACGTCGGGGCGAGCGAGCTGGTGCGCCTGCGGGGCAGCGACGTCTGGACGATCACGTACCGGCTGCCGAGCGACTGGCGCGGGTCGTACGTGCTGACGACGCACCGGGGTGACGGACCGCCGCCGTGGCGCACCGCGGACGACCGGCGCGCGGTCCGGCTGGCCGCGATGGCCGGCCGGCCCGACCCCGCCAACCCCCGGGTCATGGGGACCATGCACGATGCGGCGGTGTCCGTGGCGCAGGGCCCTGCGGCCCCGCCGCACCGCTGGTGGGTGCCGGGCCGCCCGACACCGCCGGCCGAGCTCGTCCTGCCGGCGACGGCGCACCGGCGGGCCCGGCGCGTCTGGCTGCACACCACGCCGGGCCTGCCGGACGACCGTGAGGCGCCGCTGCTGGTCGTCCACGACGGCCAGGTGTGGGCGCGGTCCGTGCCGCTGGCCGCGTCGCTCGACGCAGCGGTCGCGGACGGCGCCCTGCCGCCCCTGCGGGCGGTGCTCGTCGACTCCGGCACGGTGGCCACGCGCTGGGACGAGCTGGGGGTGCCGGGCGGGACGACGCGGTTCGTCCTCGACGACCTGCTGCCCGTGCTGGCCGGACGCTGGGCGCTGCCGGCCGACCCGACGCGCGTCGTGGCGACCGGCGCGAGCTTCGGCGGGCTGGGCGCGCTGTGGCTGGTGGCCCTGGGCGGCGACCGGGTGGGCGCGGCGCTGGCGCAGTCCCCGTCGCTGTGGCGGTTCGACCTGCGGGACGTGCTGCGTGCCGCTCCCCGGCACGTGCGGGTGGCGCTGCAGGCCGGGGTCCACGAGCCGGAGGTGCTGCGCGGCACGCGCGAGCTGGCGGCCGCGCTCGTGGCGGACGGCCGGTCGCCGCACGTCGTCGAGGTCACCGGCGGGCACGACTGGGCGTGGTGGTGGCCGGGGATGCTCGACGGGCTCACGCGGTTGCTGCCGCCGGACCCGTGCGACGGCGCCGCCGACCCGACGCGCGTCGCCGGAATCACCTCGCCGGCGGGACCTACGTCCTGCTGA
- a CDS encoding ribonucleoside triphosphate reductase codes for MSQQGRTGTPVVVEVGSTVGEYLDRSDWRVNANANQGYSLGGMILNTAGKVVANYWLSEIYPAEVGQAHRDGDLHIHDLDMLSGYCAGWSLRTLLQEGLNGVPGKVEARPPRHFSAAIGQIVNFLGTMQNEWAGAQAFSSFDTFMAPYVRLDALTYTEVRQGIQELIYNLNVPSRWGTQTPFTNLTFDWTCPADLADQTPFVADEPCDFTYGDLQAEMDMINRAYMEVMTEGDASGRVFTFPIPTYNITKDFPWESENAQRLWAMTAKYGLPYFQNFINSDMEPGDVRSMCCRLQLDLRELLKRGNGLFGSGEQTGSIGVVTINCARLGFTHPGDEAGLLADLDRLLGLARTSLELKRTTIQRLMDDGLFPYSRRYLGSLDSHFSTIGVNGLNEMIRNYTGDLYDITDERGHAMALRVLDHVRARMVEFQEETGNLYNLEATPAEGTTYRFAKEDKKRFPTILQAGTPDHPYYTNSSQLPVGFTDDPFEALERQDELQTRYTGGTVLHLYMSERISTPEACRELVRRALTRFRLPYLTVTPTFSICPAHGYLAGEHHVCPTCEEDGVTTTCEVWTRVMGYHRPVSSFNIGKQGEHAERVPFREPAGARA; via the coding sequence ATGTCGCAGCAGGGCCGTACCGGCACGCCGGTCGTCGTCGAGGTCGGGTCGACCGTCGGCGAGTACCTCGACCGCAGCGACTGGCGGGTGAACGCGAACGCCAACCAGGGGTACTCCCTCGGCGGCATGATCCTCAACACCGCGGGGAAGGTCGTCGCCAACTACTGGCTGAGCGAGATCTACCCGGCGGAGGTCGGCCAGGCGCACCGGGACGGCGACCTGCACATCCACGACCTCGACATGCTGTCCGGCTACTGCGCCGGCTGGTCGCTGCGCACCCTGCTGCAGGAGGGTCTCAACGGCGTCCCCGGCAAGGTCGAGGCGCGCCCGCCCAGGCACTTCAGCGCCGCGATCGGGCAGATCGTCAACTTCCTGGGGACGATGCAGAACGAGTGGGCCGGGGCGCAGGCGTTCAGCAGCTTCGACACGTTCATGGCGCCGTACGTGCGGCTCGACGCCCTGACCTACACCGAGGTCCGTCAGGGGATCCAGGAGCTCATCTACAACCTGAACGTGCCGTCGCGCTGGGGCACGCAGACGCCGTTCACCAACCTCACGTTCGACTGGACGTGCCCGGCGGACCTCGCCGACCAGACGCCGTTCGTCGCGGACGAGCCCTGCGACTTCACGTACGGCGACCTGCAGGCCGAGATGGACATGATCAACCGCGCCTACATGGAGGTCATGACCGAGGGTGACGCGTCGGGCCGCGTGTTCACGTTCCCGATCCCGACGTACAACATCACCAAGGACTTCCCCTGGGAGTCGGAGAACGCGCAGCGGCTGTGGGCGATGACGGCCAAGTACGGGCTGCCGTACTTCCAGAACTTCATCAACTCCGACATGGAGCCCGGCGACGTGCGCTCGATGTGCTGCCGCCTGCAGCTGGACCTGCGGGAGCTGCTCAAGCGCGGCAACGGCCTGTTCGGGTCCGGCGAGCAGACCGGCTCGATCGGCGTCGTCACCATCAACTGCGCGCGCCTGGGCTTCACGCACCCCGGTGACGAGGCGGGTCTGCTGGCCGACCTCGACCGGCTGCTGGGCCTGGCGCGCACCTCGCTGGAGCTCAAGCGCACCACCATCCAGCGGCTCATGGACGACGGCCTGTTCCCGTACTCGCGGCGCTACCTCGGCTCGCTGGACAGCCACTTCTCGACCATCGGCGTCAACGGCCTGAACGAGATGATCCGCAACTACACCGGTGACCTGTACGACATCACCGACGAGCGCGGCCACGCCATGGCGCTGCGCGTGCTCGACCACGTGCGCGCGCGCATGGTCGAGTTCCAGGAGGAGACGGGCAACCTCTACAACCTGGAGGCGACCCCGGCGGAGGGTACGACGTACCGCTTCGCCAAGGAGGACAAGAAGCGCTTCCCGACGATCCTGCAGGCCGGGACGCCGGACCACCCGTACTACACCAACTCCTCGCAGCTGCCGGTGGGCTTCACCGACGACCCGTTCGAGGCCCTCGAGCGTCAGGACGAGCTGCAGACGCGGTACACCGGCGGGACCGTGCTGCACCTGTACATGTCGGAGCGCATCTCCACGCCGGAGGCGTGCCGCGAGCTGGTGCGGCGGGCCCTGACGCGGTTCCGGCTGCCGTACCTGACCGTCACCCCGACGTTCTCGATCTGCCCGGCCCACGGGTACCTGGCCGGTGAGCACCACGTGTGCCCCACGTGCGAGGAGGACGGCGTCACCACGACCTGTGAGGTGTGGACGCGGGTCATGGGCTACCACCGGCCCGTGAGCTCCTTCAACATCGGCAAGCAGGGCGAGCACGCCGAGCGCGTGCCGTTCCGCGAGCCCGCGGGGGCGCGGGCGTGA
- a CDS encoding endonuclease/exonuclease/phosphatase family protein: MDARDVGTLRVMTYNLRGLRGDVRALVDVVRAARPDVLAVQEPPRGWRGRWRLRRFASRTGLRVVVGGRGARTTALLVVPHRAVRGASAVRMPLTPGLTRRGVATALVDGVRVVVVHLGLRAEERARHVDLVRRRLLHGGDGPLVVAGDLNERPGGPSWGAFGAGGLLDAASVVGVDTPTYPADVPRLRIDVVLADARLAVLGARVPDEAGAGVASDHRPLVVDLRLPVP, encoded by the coding sequence GTGGATGCGCGCGACGTCGGCACCCTGCGGGTGATGACCTACAACCTGCGTGGCCTGCGCGGTGACGTCCGCGCGCTCGTCGACGTCGTCCGGGCCGCGCGACCCGACGTGCTGGCCGTCCAGGAGCCGCCGCGGGGGTGGCGGGGCCGGTGGCGGCTGCGGCGGTTCGCGTCCCGCACGGGGCTGCGCGTGGTGGTCGGCGGACGCGGTGCACGCACGACCGCGCTGCTGGTGGTGCCGCACCGCGCGGTCCGCGGTGCGTCCGCCGTGCGGATGCCGCTGACGCCGGGGCTCACCCGGCGGGGCGTGGCCACCGCGCTCGTCGACGGGGTGCGGGTCGTCGTCGTGCACCTCGGGCTGCGTGCCGAGGAGCGGGCCCGGCACGTGGACCTGGTCCGGCGTCGCCTGCTGCACGGCGGCGACGGACCGCTCGTCGTCGCCGGCGACCTCAACGAGCGACCCGGCGGCCCGTCGTGGGGCGCGTTCGGTGCGGGCGGGCTGCTGGACGCCGCCAGCGTCGTGGGCGTCGACACGCCCACGTACCCGGCGGACGTCCCGCGGCTGCGCATCGACGTGGTCCTGGCCGACGCCCGGCTCGCGGTGCTCGGCGCCCGCGTGCCGGACGAGGCGGGCGCCGGGGTGGCCAGCGACCACCGTCCCCTCGTGGTGGACCTGCGCCTGCCCGTGCCCTGA
- a CDS encoding STAS domain-containing protein, translating to MDVQVTTEDFGVRTVLRVAGEIDVASADRLRERVSVLLSDGRTDLVVDLTGVTFMDSTGLGLLVGALKRARLLGGRLVLVVDSERLLKVFRITGLTQVFTIHDTLVDALAS from the coding sequence ATGGACGTGCAGGTCACCACCGAGGACTTCGGCGTGCGCACGGTGCTGCGCGTCGCGGGCGAGATCGACGTCGCCTCCGCCGACCGGCTCCGCGAGCGTGTCTCCGTGCTGCTGTCCGACGGCCGCACCGACCTGGTCGTCGACCTGACCGGCGTGACGTTCATGGACTCCACCGGCCTGGGTCTGCTGGTGGGCGCCCTCAAGCGCGCGCGCCTGCTCGGCGGCCGGCTCGTGCTCGTCGTGGACTCCGAGCGGCTGCTCAAGGTCTTCCGCATCACCGGCCTCACCCAGGTGTTCACGATCCACGACACGCTGGTGGACGCGCTCGCGTCCTGA
- a CDS encoding anaerobic ribonucleoside-triphosphate reductase activating protein: MQIAGLVPLSTVDWPGRLVATAFLQGCPWRCTYCHNSAILDPCLPGVVPWSDVTDLLARRRGLLDGLVLSGGEPTRQAGVVAAARQVKDAGFLVGLHTAGAYPARLPALLPYVDWVGLDVKAPAHLYRAITRTGGPTTAADKAFASLRLVLDSGVDVQVRTTVDPTVLMDEDVAELSTLLADLGVRDHVLQQVRPDGTTDEYRQALATLPRERLHRA; the protein is encoded by the coding sequence CTGCAGATCGCTGGTCTGGTGCCGCTGTCCACGGTCGACTGGCCGGGCCGGCTGGTCGCCACGGCGTTCCTGCAGGGCTGCCCCTGGCGCTGCACCTACTGCCACAACAGCGCGATCCTCGACCCGTGCCTGCCCGGTGTGGTGCCGTGGTCGGACGTCACCGACCTGCTGGCCCGGCGCCGCGGCCTGCTCGACGGGCTGGTCCTGTCGGGCGGGGAGCCCACGCGCCAGGCGGGGGTCGTGGCCGCCGCGCGCCAGGTCAAGGACGCCGGGTTCCTCGTGGGGCTGCACACGGCCGGCGCGTACCCGGCGCGGCTGCCCGCGCTGCTCCCGTACGTCGACTGGGTCGGGCTGGACGTCAAGGCGCCCGCCCACCTGTACCGGGCGATCACCCGCACGGGCGGCCCGACGACGGCCGCCGACAAGGCGTTCGCGTCCCTGCGGCTGGTCCTCGACAGCGGCGTCGACGTGCAGGTCCGCACCACGGTCGACCCGACGGTACTGATGGACGAGGACGTCGCCGAGCTCAGCACGCTGCTGGCCGACCTGGGGGTGCGCGACCACGTCCTGCAGCAGGTCCGCCCGGACGGGACGACGGACGAGTACCGGCAGGCCCTGGCGACGCTGCCGCGCGAGCGGCTGCACCGGGCCTGA
- a CDS encoding ABC transporter ATP-binding protein, with product MTTLAARGVTLGYDGRTVSTDLDVEIPDGSFTAIIGPNACGKSTLLRALSRLLAPTAGRVVLDGREIREYSTRDVARRLGLLPQSSLAPDGITVADLVGRGRFPHQSFLRQWSPDDERAVREAMAATGVAELADVPVDQLSGGQRQRVWLALVLAQQTPLLLLDEPTTFLDVAHQMEVLGLCRRLHATGRYTIVAVLHDLTMAFRYADHVIAMKDGRVVASGPVEEVATAELVGEVYDIRCLCLPDPVTGRPVVVPVDPDHELPADVPAGALADGPPTRLPGRTA from the coding sequence ATGACCACGCTCGCGGCCCGCGGCGTGACGCTCGGCTACGACGGCCGGACCGTCTCGACCGACCTCGACGTCGAGATCCCGGACGGATCGTTCACGGCGATCATCGGCCCCAACGCCTGCGGCAAGTCCACGCTGCTGCGCGCCCTGTCGCGCCTGCTCGCGCCCACGGCCGGCCGGGTCGTGCTCGACGGCCGGGAGATCCGCGAGTACTCGACGCGGGACGTGGCGCGTCGCCTGGGTCTGCTGCCGCAGTCGTCGCTCGCCCCCGACGGCATCACGGTCGCCGACCTCGTGGGCCGCGGGCGGTTCCCGCACCAGTCCTTCCTGCGGCAGTGGTCGCCCGACGACGAGCGGGCCGTGCGCGAGGCGATGGCCGCCACCGGTGTCGCCGAGCTCGCGGACGTGCCCGTCGACCAGCTCTCCGGCGGCCAGCGGCAGCGGGTCTGGCTGGCGCTGGTGCTCGCGCAGCAGACGCCGCTGCTGCTGCTGGACGAGCCCACGACGTTCCTCGACGTGGCGCACCAGATGGAGGTCCTCGGCCTGTGCCGTCGCCTGCACGCGACCGGGCGCTACACGATCGTCGCGGTGCTGCACGACCTGACGATGGCGTTCCGGTACGCCGACCACGTCATCGCCATGAAGGACGGGCGCGTGGTCGCCTCCGGCCCGGTCGAGGAGGTCGCGACCGCCGAGCTGGTCGGGGAGGTCTACGACATCCGCTGCCTGTGCCTGCCCGACCCGGTCACGGGACGACCCGTCGTCGTCCCGGTCGACCCGGACCATGAGCTCCCCGCCGACGTCCCCGCCGGCGCCCTCGCCGACGGACCACCCACCCGCCTCCCCGGACGGACCGCATGA
- a CDS encoding siderophore-interacting protein translates to MTDHDRSHLPVAARVVAVTDLTPRMRRVTFAGPEVEAYLSGRSVPNVKLYFPRPDGELDLPERAGHRYTWQPGQRERVRTYTVRRVHPDGSAIDVDLVRHGDAGVASAWVERVRVGDRLGLLGGGGLVPGLCDWLLLVADETGLPAAAAILEALPGTTRGVALLEVADAAEEQVLAGPAGVQVRWLHRDGAQPGTTTLLQDAMAEVDLPGEGGARVWVSAESQVVRFARGHLRDLGFDRRRQLVIGYWHRGLSEVGYAVESDHDRVDGELEVEAAAARP, encoded by the coding sequence ATGACCGACCACGACCGCTCCCACCTGCCCGTCGCCGCGCGTGTCGTGGCCGTCACCGACCTCACGCCGCGCATGCGCCGTGTCACCTTCGCCGGGCCGGAGGTCGAGGCCTACCTGTCCGGCCGGTCGGTGCCCAACGTCAAGCTGTACTTCCCCCGGCCGGACGGTGAGCTGGACCTGCCCGAGCGTGCCGGCCACCGGTACACCTGGCAGCCGGGGCAGCGCGAGCGGGTGCGCACCTACACGGTGCGCCGCGTGCACCCCGACGGGTCCGCGATCGACGTGGACCTGGTCCGCCACGGGGACGCGGGCGTGGCGTCCGCGTGGGTGGAGCGGGTGCGTGTCGGTGACCGGCTGGGGCTGCTGGGCGGCGGCGGCCTGGTGCCCGGCCTGTGCGACTGGTTGCTGCTGGTGGCGGACGAGACGGGGCTGCCGGCCGCTGCGGCCATCCTCGAGGCGCTGCCCGGCACGACGCGCGGCGTCGCGCTGCTCGAGGTCGCCGACGCCGCCGAGGAGCAGGTGCTCGCCGGACCGGCGGGTGTGCAGGTGCGCTGGCTGCACCGCGACGGCGCGCAGCCGGGCACGACGACGCTGCTGCAGGACGCGATGGCTGAGGTGGACCTCCCGGGCGAGGGCGGTGCGCGGGTGTGGGTGTCCGCGGAGTCGCAGGTGGTGCGGTTCGCGCGCGGGCACCTGCGTGACCTGGGCTTCGACCGGCGACGCCAGCTCGTCATCGGGTACTGGCACCGCGGGCTGAGCGAGGTCGGGTACGCGGTGGAGTCGGACCACGACCGGGTGGACGGCGAGCTCGAGGTCGAGGCCGCGGCGGCCCGGCCGTGA
- a CDS encoding sodium-translocating pyrophosphatase — MELGTTSITIVAAIAVVGLAALVVAAVLRRQVLAAGEGTASMQEIAQAVQEGASAYLSRQFRTLALFAAIVCALLFLLPGDSGVKLGRSIFFLVGAGFSAAIGFLGMWLATRANVRVAAAASGPDGRAEGARIAFRTGGVVGMAVVGLGLLGAALVVLVYRGDAPAVLEGFGFGAALLAMFMRVGGGIFTKAADVGADLVGKVEQNIPEDDPRNAATIADNVGDNVGDCAGMAADLFESYAVTLVAALILGRAAFGEEGMVFPLIVTAVGALVAALGVAITKVRGAESGLTAINRGFYVSALVGVVLAAVAAYAYLPASFATLTGGTAGLEGHAGDPRLVASAAVLIGVVLAGVILWVTGYFTGTTSKPTLHVARTTLTGPATVVLSGIGVGFESAVYTAGIIAAAICGVFLLAGGSVPLALFLIALAGCGLLTTVGVIVAMDTFGPVSDNAQGIAEMSGDVSPEGAQILTDLDAVGNTTKAVTKGIAIATAVLAATALFGSYADAVREALSQITGDVGGDLVVAMMSYDIISPITLVGVILGGATVFLFSGLAVDAVTRAAGAIVFEVRRQFREHPGIMTGEVRPEYARVVDICTRDSLRELATPGLLAAFAPIAVGFGLGVGPLAGFLAGAIGSGVLMAVFLANSGGTWDNAKKIIEDGSYGGKGSPAHAAAVIGDTVGDPFKDTAGPAINPLIKVMNLVSVLIAPAIVAVSVGDDANHVVRLSIALVATAIAFGAVIASRLRAARVDREGRLEHEVQLVP, encoded by the coding sequence ATGGAGCTCGGTACCACGAGCATCACGATCGTCGCGGCGATCGCCGTCGTCGGACTGGCCGCCCTCGTGGTCGCCGCCGTGCTGCGCCGCCAGGTGCTCGCGGCGGGCGAGGGCACGGCCTCGATGCAGGAGATCGCCCAGGCGGTGCAGGAGGGCGCGTCGGCCTACCTGAGCCGGCAGTTCCGGACCCTCGCGCTGTTCGCCGCGATCGTCTGCGCCCTGCTCTTCCTGCTGCCGGGTGACAGCGGGGTCAAGCTCGGGCGTTCCATCTTCTTCCTCGTCGGGGCCGGGTTCTCCGCCGCGATCGGGTTCCTCGGCATGTGGCTGGCCACGCGCGCCAACGTGCGCGTCGCGGCCGCCGCGTCGGGGCCGGACGGTCGCGCGGAGGGCGCACGGATCGCGTTCCGCACCGGCGGCGTCGTCGGCATGGCCGTCGTCGGGCTCGGTCTGCTCGGTGCGGCGCTGGTCGTGCTGGTCTACCGCGGGGACGCCCCGGCGGTGCTCGAGGGCTTCGGGTTCGGCGCCGCCCTGCTCGCGATGTTCATGCGCGTCGGCGGCGGCATCTTCACCAAGGCCGCCGACGTCGGTGCCGACCTGGTCGGCAAGGTCGAGCAGAACATCCCGGAGGACGACCCCCGCAACGCCGCGACGATCGCCGACAACGTCGGTGACAACGTCGGCGACTGCGCGGGCATGGCCGCCGACCTGTTCGAGTCCTACGCGGTCACGCTCGTCGCCGCGCTCATCCTCGGGCGTGCGGCGTTCGGCGAGGAGGGCATGGTCTTCCCCCTGATCGTCACCGCGGTCGGGGCGCTCGTCGCCGCGCTCGGCGTGGCGATCACGAAGGTGCGCGGCGCCGAGAGCGGCCTGACGGCCATCAACCGCGGCTTCTACGTCTCGGCGCTCGTCGGCGTCGTGCTCGCCGCCGTCGCCGCGTACGCGTACCTGCCGGCGTCGTTCGCCACCCTCACCGGCGGCACCGCGGGGCTCGAGGGGCACGCGGGCGACCCGCGGCTCGTCGCGTCGGCCGCCGTGCTCATCGGCGTGGTGCTGGCCGGCGTCATCCTGTGGGTCACCGGCTACTTCACCGGCACGACGAGCAAGCCGACGCTGCACGTCGCCCGCACGACGCTCACCGGCCCGGCCACGGTCGTGCTGTCCGGCATCGGCGTGGGCTTCGAGTCCGCGGTGTACACCGCGGGCATCATCGCGGCCGCCATCTGCGGCGTGTTCCTGCTGGCCGGCGGCTCGGTGCCGCTCGCGCTGTTCCTCATCGCGCTCGCGGGCTGCGGCCTGCTGACGACCGTCGGGGTCATCGTCGCGATGGACACGTTCGGCCCCGTCAGCGACAACGCGCAGGGCATCGCGGAGATGTCGGGCGACGTGTCGCCCGAGGGGGCGCAGATCCTCACGGACCTCGACGCCGTGGGCAACACCACGAAGGCGGTGACCAAGGGCATCGCGATCGCGACGGCCGTGCTGGCCGCCACGGCGCTGTTCGGCTCCTACGCCGACGCCGTGCGCGAGGCGCTGTCGCAGATCACGGGCGACGTCGGCGGGGACCTCGTCGTCGCGATGATGTCGTACGACATCATCAGCCCGATCACGCTGGTCGGGGTGATCCTGGGCGGCGCGACCGTGTTCCTGTTCTCCGGCCTGGCCGTCGACGCCGTGACCCGCGCGGCGGGCGCCATCGTGTTCGAGGTGCGGCGCCAGTTCCGCGAGCACCCGGGGATCATGACCGGCGAGGTGCGGCCCGAGTACGCGCGCGTCGTCGACATCTGCACCCGCGACTCGCTGCGCGAGCTCGCGACCCCGGGCCTCCTCGCGGCGTTCGCCCCCATCGCCGTCGGCTTCGGGCTCGGCGTCGGGCCCCTCGCGGGCTTCCTGGCCGGTGCCATCGGGTCCGGCGTGCTGATGGCGGTGTTCCTCGCCAACTCCGGCGGCACCTGGGACAACGCGAAGAAGATCATCGAGGACGGCAGCTACGGCGGGAAGGGCTCGCCCGCCCACGCCGCCGCCGTCATCGGCGACACGGTCGGTGACCCGTTCAAGGACACCGCCGGACCGGCGATCAACCCGCTCATCAAGGTGATGAACCTCGTGTCCGTGCTCATCGCGCCGGCCATCGTCGCCGTGTCGGTCGGCGACGACGCGAACCACGTGGTGCGGCTGTCCATCGCGCTGGTCGCCACGGCCATCGCGTTCGGCGCGGTCATCGCCTCGCGGCTGCGCGCCGCCCGCGTCGACCGTGAGGGTCGCCTCGAGCACGAGGTCCAGCTGGTTCCCTGA
- a CDS encoding FecCD family ABC transporter permease → MTATPAPAGTGTVAAPSVTLRRGPLSWRLHPRTVTVCVLLGVLLLVVAVLALGTGSLALSPARVVDVLLGRGDTTASTVVTRIRAPRVLTGILVGACLGVAGAVLQSLSRNPLGSPDVIGFTAGAATGAVVQIVLVGAGPGATAAAAVGAGVLTALVVYGLSVRRRVSGSSRIVLVGIGVGAVLEAVTSLVMSRGDIDDVAGAQVWLAGSVNGRTWDHVTTVAVALVLVLPVVLAHARHLDLLAMGDDTAQQLGARVERTRLVLVLASVTLAAAATAAAGPIAFVALGAPQLVLRLTRSPRVPVLSAGLLGAVLLVATDLVTQRLPFAAAVPIGLMTGLLGGVYLLWLLTRPGRI, encoded by the coding sequence GTGACCGCCACGCCCGCCCCGGCCGGCACGGGCACCGTCGCCGCGCCGTCGGTCACCCTGCGCCGCGGCCCCCTGTCCTGGCGCCTGCACCCGCGCACCGTGACCGTGTGCGTGCTGCTCGGCGTGCTGCTGCTGGTCGTCGCGGTCCTGGCCCTGGGCACCGGCTCGCTCGCGCTGTCCCCGGCGCGCGTCGTGGACGTCCTGCTGGGGCGCGGGGACACGACGGCGAGCACGGTCGTCACCCGCATCCGTGCGCCGCGCGTGCTGACCGGGATCCTGGTCGGCGCCTGCCTGGGCGTCGCCGGTGCGGTGCTGCAGTCGCTGTCGCGCAACCCGCTGGGCTCCCCGGACGTCATCGGGTTCACCGCGGGCGCGGCGACCGGTGCGGTCGTGCAGATCGTCCTGGTGGGCGCGGGGCCGGGAGCCACGGCGGCCGCCGCGGTCGGCGCGGGCGTGCTCACCGCGCTCGTCGTGTACGGGCTGTCGGTCCGCCGTCGCGTGAGCGGGTCGTCGCGCATCGTCCTGGTGGGCATCGGGGTCGGCGCCGTCCTCGAGGCCGTGACCAGCCTGGTGATGTCCCGCGGTGACATCGACGACGTGGCCGGTGCGCAGGTCTGGCTCGCCGGCTCGGTGAACGGGCGCACCTGGGACCACGTCACCACCGTGGCCGTCGCCCTCGTGCTCGTGCTGCCCGTGGTGCTGGCGCACGCCCGGCACCTCGACCTCCTGGCCATGGGCGACGACACCGCCCAGCAGCTCGGTGCACGGGTGGAGCGCACCCGCCTGGTGCTGGTGCTGGCGTCCGTGACCCTCGCGGCGGCCGCGACCGCTGCGGCCGGTCCCATCGCGTTCGTCGCGCTGGGGGCACCGCAGCTGGTGCTGCGCCTGACGCGCTCCCCGCGGGTGCCCGTGCTCTCGGCGGGTCTGCTGGGAGCGGTCCTGCTCGTCGCCACCGACCTGGTGACCCAGCGGCTGCCGTTCGCGGCCGCCGTGCCGATCGGGCTGATGACCGGCCTGCTCGGCGGCGTGTACCTGCTGTGGCTGCTGACCCGGCCGGGGAGGATCTGA